From one Streptomyces mobaraensis genomic stretch:
- a CDS encoding DUF6049 family protein, with protein MAEAAEFQETFRGTTPPAAFHRIRSVLPLLAVLLVLLGVTELSTAPTARADGTGSRTVAISIDSLTPVAPTQSDKITISGTVTNKGRSTVSAGHIGLRVGGLLSTRSEIDDIGDRTPFSPGNDGPELNGHTQKIGKLQPGISREFTLTVPAKDLSLDRDGVYPLGVSFSGQTSDQQYERVLGIRRTLLPWQPSGADGKKTKVTFLWPLISSTHLTARTESDQQQTPIFPNDDLAAELAPGGRLQQLVALGQDLHVTWVIDPDLLATVEAMTKSYQVAGPGGKNIPGRGQAVAKQWLSQLQTAVNGKEVVALPFGDPDIASLAHRGGGLSHLQSATELAATTVDTILQVKPRTDFAWPVDGAIDRSVVDVGTSAGAHNIITRSDSLREPDGSPYAPTAARQIGGGVTAIVADARLSTAFEGDMTRAGDASLAVQRFLAQSLMINKQAPENERSIVVAPQRMPTTSQAQAMATALGGLSAGRWTQPLDRLSDAAKAKPDPAAGRRIPGPGSYPEALRAQELPSEAFTEIQDTQQKLSSFKTILTSPDRVVIPFGSAIMREMSTSWRGDPAGASDFRASVESYLDTLQDQVKLVEKSDATLSGRSATIPVTVKNGLLQGVDHLYLQLESTQPNRLKVTDKQLVKIDGGHSQSVKFETRAYANGPVNVRARLYTADGQQVGKRMDFTVHVTSITPMVLLVIAGGVLLLVLAGLRIYLKRKRSGSRDGAGDGPETGGEGPSDGGDNGGGEPERPGDPATDDGTGSGEPSRPGEKVER; from the coding sequence GTGGCCGAGGCGGCAGAGTTCCAGGAGACGTTCCGGGGGACGACGCCTCCTGCCGCTTTCCACCGGATCCGGTCGGTCCTGCCCCTCCTCGCCGTCCTGCTGGTGCTCCTGGGCGTCACCGAGCTCTCCACCGCGCCCACGGCGCGCGCCGACGGCACGGGCTCCCGGACGGTCGCGATCTCCATCGACTCTTTGACTCCGGTCGCCCCCACCCAGAGCGACAAGATCACGATTTCGGGGACGGTCACCAACAAGGGGCGGTCCACGGTCAGCGCGGGTCACATCGGACTGCGGGTGGGAGGGCTCCTCTCGACGCGCAGCGAGATCGACGACATCGGCGACCGGACCCCCTTCTCCCCGGGCAACGACGGCCCCGAGCTGAACGGCCACACGCAGAAGATCGGAAAGCTCCAGCCGGGCATCTCCCGAGAGTTCACGCTGACCGTCCCCGCGAAGGACCTCAGCCTGGACCGGGATGGTGTCTACCCGCTGGGCGTCTCGTTCTCCGGCCAGACCAGCGACCAGCAGTACGAGCGGGTGCTCGGCATCCGCCGCACCCTGCTGCCGTGGCAGCCGTCCGGCGCCGACGGCAAGAAGACCAAGGTCACCTTCCTCTGGCCGCTGATCTCCAGCACCCACCTCACGGCCCGCACCGAGTCGGACCAGCAGCAGACGCCGATCTTCCCCAACGACGACCTCGCGGCGGAGCTGGCCCCGGGCGGCCGCCTCCAGCAGCTGGTGGCCCTCGGCCAGGATCTGCACGTCACCTGGGTGATCGACCCCGACCTGCTGGCCACCGTCGAGGCCATGACCAAGAGCTACCAGGTCGCCGGACCGGGCGGGAAGAACATCCCCGGCCGGGGCCAGGCGGTCGCCAAGCAGTGGCTCAGCCAGCTCCAGACGGCGGTGAACGGCAAGGAGGTCGTCGCCCTGCCCTTCGGAGACCCGGACATCGCCTCGCTGGCGCACCGCGGTGGCGGCCTCAGCCACCTCCAGTCGGCCACCGAGCTCGCGGCCACGACCGTGGACACCATCCTCCAAGTGAAGCCGCGCACGGACTTCGCCTGGCCGGTCGACGGGGCCATCGACCGCTCCGTCGTCGACGTCGGCACCTCGGCCGGCGCCCACAACATCATCACCCGCAGCGACAGCCTCCGGGAGCCCGACGGCTCCCCCTACGCCCCTACGGCGGCCCGGCAGATCGGCGGAGGGGTCACGGCCATCGTCGCCGACGCGCGCCTCTCCACGGCCTTCGAGGGCGATATGACCCGCGCGGGCGACGCCTCGCTCGCGGTACAGCGGTTCCTCGCCCAGAGCCTGATGATCAACAAGCAGGCGCCGGAGAACGAGCGCAGCATCGTCGTCGCCCCGCAGCGCATGCCGACCACCAGCCAGGCCCAGGCGATGGCGACAGCGCTGGGTGGGCTGTCCGCCGGGCGCTGGACCCAGCCGCTCGACCGCCTGAGCGACGCGGCCAAGGCCAAGCCGGACCCAGCCGCCGGCCGCCGGATCCCCGGTCCCGGCTCGTACCCGGAGGCCCTCCGCGCCCAGGAACTGCCCTCCGAGGCGTTCACGGAGATCCAGGACACCCAACAGAAACTGTCCTCCTTCAAGACGATCCTGACCTCCCCGGACCGGGTCGTCATCCCCTTCGGCAGCGCGATCATGCGCGAGATGTCCACCTCGTGGCGCGGTGACCCGGCGGGCGCCTCCGACTTCCGGGCGTCCGTGGAGTCGTACCTCGACACCCTGCAGGACCAGGTCAAGCTGGTGGAGAAGTCCGACGCGACCCTCTCCGGGCGCAGTGCGACGATCCCGGTGACCGTGAAGAACGGCCTGCTCCAGGGCGTCGACCACCTGTATCTGCAGCTGGAGTCGACGCAGCCGAACCGTCTGAAGGTCACGGACAAGCAGCTCGTGAAGATCGACGGCGGGCACAGCCAGTCGGTGAAGTTCGAGACCCGGGCCTACGCCAACGGTCCGGTCAATGTGCGCGCCCGCCTCTACACTGCGGACGGCCAGCAGGTGGGCAAGCGGATGGACTTCACTGTGCATGTCACGTCCATCACCCCTATGGTTCTGCTGGTCATCGCCGGTGGTGTCCTCCTCCTCGTCCTCGCGGGACTCCGCATCTACCTGAAGCGCAAGCGTTCGGGCAGCCGTGACGGCGCCGGAGACGGTCCGGAGACCGGTGGCGAGGGCCCCTCGGACGGCGGCGACAACGGCGGCGGCGAGCCCGAGCGCCCGGGTGACCCGGCGACGGACGACGGAACGGGGAGCGGTGAACCCTCCCGGCCGGGTGAGAAAGTGGAACGTTGA
- a CDS encoding MFS transporter codes for MPVVRDLRVLLQLRDFRRLLTVRLLSQAADGVYQVALAAYVVFSPEKQASPAAIASAMAVLLLPYSLLGPFTGVLLDRWRRRQVLLHGNLVRSVLAVGTAVLILAAVPDWLFYASALSVTAVNRFVLSGLSASLPHVVDSRERLVMANSVSPTAGTLAATAGGGIAFAVRLAAPKGSASDALVVLVGALLYLCAGLSALRMPPGLLGPDTDGTPTTLRTAIGVTVRGLTAGLRHLAHRRPAARALAAMTLMRFCYGALTVTLLMLCRYAWTDTDSAGLALLGLAVGVSGAGFFAAALITPWAVGRFGRLGWMVVCAATAAVLEPALGLPFEPAPMLIAAFVLGLITQGAKISTDTVVQAAVDDAFRGRVFSLYDVLFNVAFVGAAAVAALMLPHDGRSVPLVVTVAVLYAATAAALAARARVSRETSTPESEPEPTDDAGSFT; via the coding sequence ATGCCCGTTGTGCGAGATCTCCGCGTCCTGCTCCAACTGCGCGATTTCCGCCGCCTGCTGACCGTACGGCTGCTCTCCCAGGCCGCGGACGGCGTCTACCAGGTCGCGCTCGCCGCGTATGTGGTGTTCTCCCCCGAGAAACAGGCGTCCCCCGCCGCCATCGCCTCGGCGATGGCCGTCCTGCTGCTGCCCTACTCGCTGCTGGGCCCCTTCACCGGCGTCCTGCTGGACCGCTGGCGCCGCCGCCAGGTGCTGCTCCACGGCAACCTGGTCCGCTCGGTCCTGGCCGTCGGCACCGCCGTACTCATCCTCGCCGCGGTACCCGACTGGCTCTTCTACGCCTCGGCTCTCTCGGTGACGGCCGTCAACCGCTTCGTCCTGTCCGGCCTCTCCGCCTCCCTGCCGCATGTGGTCGACAGCCGGGAGCGGCTGGTGATGGCCAACTCGGTCTCGCCCACCGCCGGCACCCTCGCCGCCACCGCCGGCGGCGGAATCGCCTTCGCGGTCCGGCTCGCCGCCCCCAAGGGGAGCGCCTCCGACGCCCTGGTGGTCCTGGTCGGCGCCCTGCTCTACCTGTGCGCGGGCCTCAGCGCCCTGCGTATGCCACCCGGCCTGCTGGGCCCGGACACCGACGGAACGCCGACCACCCTGCGTACGGCCATCGGAGTGACCGTCCGCGGTCTGACGGCCGGGCTCCGCCATCTGGCCCACCGCCGGCCCGCCGCACGGGCGCTCGCCGCGATGACCCTGATGCGCTTCTGCTACGGCGCCCTCACCGTCACCCTGCTCATGCTGTGCCGCTACGCCTGGACGGACACGGACTCCGCAGGACTCGCCCTGCTGGGGCTCGCGGTCGGGGTGTCGGGGGCCGGCTTCTTCGCGGCGGCACTGATCACCCCCTGGGCCGTCGGCAGGTTCGGCCGGCTCGGCTGGATGGTGGTCTGCGCCGCCACCGCCGCGGTGCTCGAACCGGCCCTGGGCCTCCCCTTCGAGCCGGCCCCGATGCTGATCGCCGCCTTCGTCCTGGGGCTCATCACCCAAGGCGCGAAGATCTCGACGGACACGGTCGTCCAGGCAGCGGTGGACGACGCGTTCCGCGGCCGGGTGTTCTCCCTCTACGACGTCCTGTTCAACGTCGCCTTCGTGGGGGCCGCGGCCGTGGCGGCCCTGATGCTGCCGCACGACGGCCGGTCCGTGCCCCTGGTTGTCACCGTCGCCGTGCTCTACGCGGCGACGGCCGCCGCCCTGGCGGCCCGAGCCCGGGTTTCACGTGAAACATCGACGCCTGAGAGCGAGCCCGAGCCCACCGACGACGCCGGGAGTTTCACGTGA
- a CDS encoding CCA tRNA nucleotidyltransferase, with product MPNANNSHSVPTNELNQVQRRAVSELLRVSPVADDLAQRFRAAGFTLALVGGSVRDALLGRLGNDLDFTTDARPDDVLKIVRPWADTVWEVGIAFGTVGCRKSGFDLEITTYRSEAYDRTSRKPEVSYGDSIEEDLVRRDFTVNAMAVALPEKEFIDPHNGLEDLAARVLRTPGTPEESFSDDPLRMMRAARFAAQLDFEVAPEVVTAMKEMSGRLEIVSVERVRDELNKLVLSDHPRKGLRLMVDTGLAALVLPELPALRLERDEHHRHKDVYEHTLIVLEQAIDLEAPRDEPGGGPDLTLRLAALLHDIGKPRTRRFEKDGRVSFHHHEVVGAKMTKSRMTKLKYPNELVKDVSRLVELHLRFHGYGTGEWTDSAVRRYVRDAGPLLDRLHKLTRSDCTTRNKRKAQALSQAYDGLEQRIADLQEKEQLDAIRPDLDGNDIMRILDIAPGPQVGKAYQHMLELRLENGPMEHDEAVAALKEWWAAQG from the coding sequence GTGCCGAACGCCAACAACAGCCACTCCGTGCCGACGAACGAACTGAACCAGGTGCAGCGCCGCGCCGTGAGCGAGCTCCTGCGGGTGTCCCCCGTGGCCGACGACCTCGCCCAGCGCTTCCGCGCCGCCGGGTTCACCCTCGCCCTGGTCGGCGGCTCGGTACGGGACGCGTTGCTCGGCCGGCTCGGCAACGACCTGGACTTCACCACCGACGCCCGTCCGGACGACGTCCTGAAGATCGTCCGCCCGTGGGCGGACACGGTCTGGGAGGTCGGCATCGCCTTCGGCACCGTCGGCTGCCGCAAGTCCGGCTTCGATCTCGAAATCACGACTTATCGGTCGGAGGCGTACGACCGGACCTCCCGCAAGCCGGAGGTCTCCTACGGCGACTCCATCGAGGAGGACCTGGTCCGCCGCGACTTCACCGTGAACGCCATGGCCGTGGCGCTCCCGGAGAAGGAGTTCATCGACCCGCACAACGGCCTGGAGGACCTCGCCGCCCGGGTCCTGCGGACGCCCGGCACCCCGGAGGAGTCCTTCTCCGACGACCCGCTGCGCATGATGCGGGCCGCTCGCTTCGCCGCCCAGCTCGACTTCGAGGTGGCGCCCGAGGTGGTCACCGCGATGAAGGAGATGTCCGGGCGGCTGGAGATCGTCTCCGTCGAGCGGGTCCGGGACGAGCTCAACAAGCTCGTCCTCTCCGACCACCCGCGCAAGGGCCTCCGGCTGATGGTCGACACGGGGCTGGCCGCCCTGGTCCTGCCGGAGCTCCCGGCCCTGCGGCTGGAGCGCGACGAGCACCACCGGCACAAGGACGTCTACGAGCACACCCTCATCGTCCTGGAGCAGGCCATCGACCTGGAGGCCCCGCGCGACGAGCCGGGCGGCGGTCCCGACCTGACGCTGCGGCTCGCCGCCCTGCTGCACGACATCGGCAAGCCGCGGACGCGCCGGTTCGAGAAGGACGGCCGGGTCTCCTTCCATCACCACGAGGTGGTCGGCGCGAAGATGACCAAGTCGCGGATGACCAAGCTCAAGTACCCCAACGAGCTGGTGAAGGACGTCTCGCGCCTCGTCGAGCTGCACCTGCGCTTCCACGGCTACGGCACCGGCGAGTGGACGGACTCGGCCGTCCGCCGGTACGTCCGGGACGCCGGGCCCCTGCTCGACCGGCTGCACAAGCTCACCCGCTCCGACTGCACGACGCGCAACAAGCGCAAGGCGCAGGCCCTCTCCCAGGCCTACGACGGACTGGAGCAGCGCATCGCCGACCTTCAGGAGAAGGAGCAGCTCGACGCCATCCGCCCGGACCTGGACGGCAACGACATCATGCGGATCCTGGACATCGCTCCGGGGCCCCAGGTCGGCAAGGCGTACCAGCACATGCTGGAGCTGCGGCTGGAGAACGGACCTATGGAGCACGACGAGGCCGTCGCCGCGCTGAAGGAGTGGTGGGCCGCGCAGGGCTGA
- a CDS encoding transglycosylase domain-containing protein, with translation MGGSRSPGRGGRAEARRADRRGAGPGGRRRPPGGAGPGRSRRDGGRPGKKRFIDYPRAGRDGWRRWIPSWRLVTGSIASFIGLIVGTVGVALAVVQVPSAQLASKVQKNVYYWSDGKQMVVAGGGSLNRQIVPISQIPMSMQNAVISAENASFYKDWGVDPMGIARAVVKMAQGGETQSGSTITQQFVKNTYLSQEQTLKRKATELLISVKVGATQDKHDILAGYLNTAYYGRGAYGIQAAARAYYDKDCADLTPSESAYLAATLNGPNLYDPYGGQGPAATPEKNTKRATDRWKWTLDREVQVGHMQAAERDKWVGQGFPQPQKPKPATNRAGQIGYLTDLADNYITNHSTISKGELDKGGYQIYTTFDRKKVNALAKSVEDVRKANLKPDVRDVDKYVQFGGASVEPGTGKIVAIYGGENALTHFTNNADYTGVQVGSTFKPFVLAAAMTHGKRNPSLGAQQSDTQRTLVSPESIYNGDNKLTLRMYNGTVWHDQDGQEWHQKNDGDEDKGLISLRTAMQFSVNTPYIQLGMDVGTDLVREAALAAGLDKEQLASITPTFSLGTSAPSAIRLAGAYATFADSGRQIDPYSVEKVEKNGKPVYQHEKKSAQAFSANVANNVTDVLKTVVEAGTGTAAKLGARPVAGKTGTTDGNRSAWFAGYTPQLSTAIGMYRVDPNAKNQQFLSMRGVGGKPTIHGASFPAEIWADYMGKALKGVPIRQFDPPQPIGEKIFGDGASPSPAPAPSSSPSASPSESAPASPSAPPSPTPRPTRTCGLLDPRCRLGDHGHKDDGGPGGGPAGTTGGEPGGPGGQEGDPGGGDDQMPPGQSRRQGGGLFGGPFG, from the coding sequence GTGGGCGGGTCGAGGAGCCCCGGTCGGGGGGGCCGCGCCGAAGCCCGGCGGGCGGACCGGCGCGGGGCCGGGCCGGGAGGGCGCAGACGCCCGCCCGGTGGCGCGGGACCGGGCCGGTCCCGGCGGGACGGCGGCAGGCCGGGGAAGAAGCGGTTCATCGACTATCCCCGGGCCGGCCGCGACGGCTGGCGGCGCTGGATCCCGTCCTGGCGCCTGGTCACCGGTTCGATCGCGTCGTTCATCGGGCTGATCGTGGGCACGGTGGGCGTGGCCCTGGCCGTGGTGCAGGTCCCCAGTGCCCAGCTGGCCTCGAAGGTGCAGAAGAACGTCTACTACTGGTCCGACGGCAAGCAGATGGTCGTGGCCGGCGGCGGCAGCCTCAACCGGCAGATCGTGCCGATCTCCCAGATCCCGATGTCCATGCAGAACGCGGTGATCTCCGCCGAGAACGCCAGCTTCTACAAGGACTGGGGCGTGGACCCGATGGGCATCGCCCGCGCGGTCGTGAAGATGGCGCAGGGCGGTGAGACGCAGAGCGGTTCGACGATCACCCAGCAGTTCGTCAAGAACACGTACCTGAGCCAGGAGCAGACGCTCAAGCGCAAGGCCACCGAGCTGCTGATCTCGGTCAAGGTCGGGGCCACCCAGGACAAGCACGACATCCTCGCCGGCTACCTCAACACCGCCTACTACGGCCGGGGGGCCTACGGGATCCAGGCGGCGGCGCGCGCGTACTACGACAAGGACTGCGCGGACCTGACGCCGAGCGAGAGCGCCTATCTGGCGGCGACGCTGAACGGGCCGAACCTGTACGACCCGTACGGGGGCCAGGGGCCGGCGGCGACGCCGGAGAAGAACACGAAGCGGGCCACGGACCGCTGGAAGTGGACGCTGGACCGCGAGGTCCAGGTCGGCCACATGCAGGCCGCCGAGCGGGACAAGTGGGTCGGCCAGGGCTTCCCGCAGCCGCAGAAGCCGAAGCCCGCGACCAACCGCGCGGGGCAGATCGGCTACCTCACCGACCTCGCCGACAACTACATCACCAACCACTCCACGATCAGCAAGGGCGAGCTGGACAAGGGCGGTTATCAGATCTACACCACCTTCGACCGGAAGAAGGTCAACGCCCTGGCGAAGTCGGTCGAGGACGTGCGCAAGGCGAACCTCAAGCCCGATGTGCGGGACGTCGACAAGTACGTCCAGTTCGGCGGGGCGTCGGTCGAGCCGGGGACCGGGAAGATCGTGGCCATCTACGGCGGCGAGAACGCCCTGACCCACTTCACCAACAACGCGGACTACACCGGCGTCCAGGTGGGATCGACGTTCAAGCCGTTCGTGCTGGCGGCGGCCATGACGCACGGGAAGCGGAACCCCTCCCTCGGAGCGCAGCAGAGCGACACCCAGCGCACGCTCGTCTCCCCGGAGAGCATCTACAACGGTGACAACAAGCTGACCCTGCGGATGTACAACGGGACCGTCTGGCACGACCAGGACGGCCAGGAGTGGCACCAGAAGAACGACGGTGACGAGGACAAGGGCCTGATCAGCCTCCGGACGGCCATGCAGTTCTCCGTGAACACCCCCTACATCCAACTGGGCATGGACGTGGGGACGGACCTGGTCCGGGAGGCGGCGCTGGCCGCGGGCCTGGACAAGGAGCAGCTGGCCTCGATCACCCCGACCTTCTCGCTGGGCACCTCCGCGCCGAGCGCGATCCGGCTGGCGGGCGCCTACGCGACCTTCGCGGACAGCGGCCGGCAGATCGACCCGTACTCCGTCGAGAAGGTGGAGAAGAACGGCAAGCCGGTCTACCAGCACGAGAAGAAGAGCGCCCAGGCGTTCAGCGCCAACGTCGCGAACAACGTCACCGACGTGCTGAAGACGGTCGTGGAGGCGGGCACCGGTACGGCGGCCAAGCTGGGCGCGCGGCCGGTGGCGGGCAAGACCGGGACGACGGACGGGAACCGCTCTGCGTGGTTCGCGGGGTACACCCCGCAGCTCTCCACGGCCATCGGGATGTACCGCGTCGATCCGAACGCCAAGAACCAGCAGTTCCTGTCGATGCGCGGGGTGGGCGGCAAACCCACCATCCACGGCGCCTCGTTCCCGGCGGAGATCTGGGCCGACTACATGGGCAAGGCGCTCAAGGGCGTTCCCATCCGGCAGTTCGACCCGCCGCAGCCCATCGGCGAGAAGATCTTCGGCGACGGGGCCAGTCCGTCCCCGGCCCCCGCGCCGTCGTCGTCACCGTCCGCGTCGCCTTCGGAGTCGGCGCCCGCCTCCCCGTCCGCCCCGCCGTCCCCGACGCCGCGTCCCACCCGGACCTGCGGGCTGCTCGACCCGCGGTGCCGGCTCGGCGACCACGGGCACAAGGACGACGGCGGGCCCGGCGGCGGGCCCGCGGGGACCACGGGCGGTGAGCCCGGCGGGCCGGGCGGCCAGGAGGGCGACCCCGGTGGCGGCGACGACCAGATGCCGCCGGGCCAGAGCCGGCGGCAGGGCGGCGGCCTCTTCGGCGGGCCGTTCGGCTGA
- a CDS encoding PadR family transcriptional regulator, with translation MSRRSGILEFAVLGLLRESPMHGYELRKRLNTSLGVFRAFSYGTLYPCLKSLVANGWLVEEQGSAPDDAKAASLAGRRAKIVYRLTAEGKEHFEELLAHTGPDAWEDEHFAARFAFFGQTSRDVRMRVLEGRRSRLEERLEKMRASLARSRERERLDSYTLELQRHGMESVEREVRWLNELIESERAGRDRRTGPDQ, from the coding sequence ATGAGCAGACGCTCCGGCATCCTCGAGTTCGCCGTCCTCGGCCTGCTCCGCGAGTCCCCCATGCACGGCTACGAGCTGCGGAAACGTCTGAACACCTCGCTCGGGGTGTTCAGGGCGTTCAGCTACGGCACCCTCTACCCCTGCCTGAAGTCCCTGGTGGCGAACGGCTGGCTGGTGGAGGAGCAGGGGAGCGCTCCCGACGACGCCAAGGCGGCGTCCCTGGCCGGACGGCGGGCGAAGATCGTCTACCGGCTGACGGCAGAGGGAAAAGAGCACTTCGAGGAATTGCTCGCGCACACCGGTCCGGACGCGTGGGAGGACGAGCACTTCGCCGCCCGCTTCGCGTTCTTCGGACAGACCTCGCGGGACGTACGGATGCGGGTACTGGAAGGCCGCCGCAGCCGGCTCGAGGAGCGGCTGGAGAAGATGCGTGCCTCTCTCGCCCGTTCCCGCGAGCGCGAGCGGCTGGACAGCTACACCCTCGAACTCCAGCGGCACGGCATGGAGTCGGTGGAGCGCGAAGTCCGCTGGCTGAACGAGCTGATCGAGAGCGAGCGGGCCGGGCGTGACAGACGCACCGGTCCGGACCAGTGA
- a CDS encoding inositol-3-phosphate synthase, with amino-acid sequence MGSVRVAIVGVGNCAASLVQGVEYYKDADPNGRVPGLMHVQFGDYHVRDVEFVAAFDVDAKKVGLDLADAIGASENNTIKICDVPATGVTVQRGHTLDGLGKYYRQTIEESPEAPVDVVQVLKDRQVDVLVCYLPVGSEDAAKFYAQCAIDAKVAFVNALPVFIAGTKEWADKFTEAGVPIVGDDIKSQVGATITHRVMAKLFEDRGVILDRTMQLNVGGNMDFKNMLERERLESKKISKTQAVTSQIPDRELGEKNVHIGPSDYVAWLDDRKWAYVRLEGRAFGDVPLNLEYKLEVWDSPNSAGVIIDALRAAKIAKDRGIGGPILSASSYFMKSPPVQYFDDKARDQVEKFIKGEVER; translated from the coding sequence ATGGGTTCGGTTCGCGTAGCCATCGTCGGCGTGGGCAACTGCGCCGCCTCGCTGGTGCAGGGCGTCGAGTACTACAAGGACGCCGACCCGAACGGCCGCGTGCCGGGTCTGATGCACGTGCAGTTCGGCGACTACCACGTGCGCGACGTCGAGTTCGTGGCCGCCTTCGACGTGGACGCCAAGAAGGTCGGTCTCGACCTCGCGGACGCCATCGGCGCCAGCGAGAACAACACGATCAAGATCTGCGACGTGCCCGCCACCGGCGTGACCGTGCAGCGCGGCCACACCCTGGACGGTCTCGGCAAGTACTACCGCCAGACCATCGAGGAGTCCCCCGAGGCCCCCGTCGACGTGGTCCAGGTCCTCAAGGACCGCCAGGTCGACGTGCTCGTCTGCTACCTGCCGGTGGGCTCCGAGGACGCCGCCAAGTTCTACGCGCAGTGCGCCATCGACGCCAAGGTCGCCTTCGTCAACGCCCTCCCGGTCTTCATCGCCGGCACCAAGGAGTGGGCGGACAAGTTCACCGAGGCCGGTGTCCCGATCGTCGGCGACGACATCAAGTCCCAGGTCGGCGCCACCATCACGCACCGCGTGATGGCCAAGCTGTTCGAGGACCGGGGCGTCATCCTGGACCGCACCATGCAGCTGAACGTCGGCGGCAACATGGACTTCAAGAACATGCTCGAGCGCGAGCGCCTGGAGTCCAAGAAGATCTCCAAGACCCAGGCCGTCACCTCCCAGATCCCTGACCGGGAGCTCGGCGAGAAGAACGTCCACATCGGCCCGTCCGACTACGTGGCCTGGCTGGACGACCGCAAGTGGGCCTACGTCCGCCTCGAGGGCCGCGCCTTCGGCGACGTCCCGCTGAACCTGGAGTACAAGCTGGAGGTCTGGGACTCCCCGAACTCCGCCGGTGTCATCATCGACGCCCTCCGCGCCGCGAAGATCGCCAAGGACCGCGGCATCGGCGGCCCGATCCTGTCGGCCTCCTCGTACTTCATGAAGTCCCCGCCGGTGCAGTACTTCGACGACAAGGCGCGCGACCAGGTCGAGAAGTTCATCAAGGGCGAGGTCGAGCGCTGA